From Alteribacter keqinensis, one genomic window encodes:
- a CDS encoding nuclear transport factor 2 family protein encodes MEEIQGVLDEYFSAWNEGFKSKDGDGIRCFMSRDFAGYWAHSEIKKPDSYGYDYDLDAVLRQMDDARKSFETVSITTRKEGVECLVLGRETNLIQGVPYSAECMFVWRKEQDGWKLVREYIELER; translated from the coding sequence ATGGAAGAAATTCAAGGAGTGCTGGATGAATATTTTTCTGCGTGGAACGAGGGGTTCAAAAGTAAGGACGGTGACGGGATCAGGTGTTTTATGTCCCGGGATTTTGCTGGTTACTGGGCTCACTCAGAGATAAAAAAACCTGATTCATACGGGTACGACTACGACCTCGATGCTGTGCTAAGGCAGATGGACGATGCCCGTAAAAGCTTTGAAACCGTCTCGATCACAACGCGGAAAGAGGGGGTGGAATGCCTTGTCTTAGGAAGAGAAACAAACCTGATCCAGGGCGTTCCCTATTCGGCCGAGTGCATGTTCGTCTGGCGAAAGGAACAGGATGGGTGGAAGCTTGTGAGGGAGTATATTGAGCTTGAGAGGTAA
- a CDS encoding NUDIX domain-containing protein — protein sequence MNIRNSAKAIIVNRDRTEVLLTKNQDEEGFFFLFPGGGQKHGETLHEALKRECLEEVGYVIEVDELVHIREYIGKNHEHAHFDYEVHQVEYYFAAEWKGDAINVLTPSNPDSHQVGTEWVNVNDLQRYRLYPKEIRNYIIKYANKEDAPVYLGDVN from the coding sequence ATGAACATAAGAAATTCAGCTAAAGCCATTATTGTTAACAGAGATCGAACTGAAGTGCTACTGACAAAAAACCAGGACGAAGAAGGGTTCTTTTTTCTTTTTCCGGGCGGTGGTCAGAAACATGGCGAAACACTTCACGAAGCGCTAAAGAGAGAATGCCTGGAAGAGGTTGGGTACGTCATCGAGGTTGACGAGCTCGTACACATACGGGAATATATCGGAAAAAATCATGAGCACGCTCATTTTGATTACGAGGTTCACCAAGTTGAATACTATTTTGCAGCCGAATGGAAAGGCGATGCGATTAACGTCCTGACCCCCAGTAACCCCGACAGTCATCAAGTAGGGACAGAGTGGGTAAATGTGAATGATTTGCAGCGGTACAGACTGTACCCGAAGGAGATTCGAAACTATATTATAAAATATGCTAACAAAGAAGATGCCCCTGTTTATCTTGGAGATGTTAATTGA
- a CDS encoding HIT family protein — translation MGKKECVFCEPGLLANQRVLLSNEHCLFLQLEEAGEKGSQLEGAGLIVPREHRETVFDLTKDEWESTCTLLHEVKSYIDEKHQPQGYNLGWNCGETGGQHIFHAHLHVLPRYDDKPMAGQGIRYLFKSEGNRRGSRVPEVPVTPRTLSDS, via the coding sequence ATGGGAAAGAAGGAGTGTGTGTTTTGCGAGCCTGGTTTGCTTGCGAATCAAAGGGTTCTTTTAAGCAATGAGCATTGTTTGTTTTTGCAGCTGGAAGAGGCCGGGGAAAAAGGAAGCCAGCTTGAAGGTGCCGGATTGATTGTCCCGAGAGAGCACAGAGAGACCGTGTTTGATTTGACGAAGGATGAGTGGGAGTCGACCTGCACCCTGCTTCATGAAGTGAAGAGTTACATAGATGAAAAGCATCAGCCCCAGGGCTACAACCTGGGGTGGAACTGCGGGGAAACCGGCGGGCAGCACATCTTCCACGCCCATCTTCATGTGCTGCCAAGGTATGACGATAAGCCGATGGCGGGGCAAGGGATACGGTATTTGTTTAAGAGCGAAGGGAATCGACGGGGAAGTCGGGTGCCTGAGGTGCCTGTCACTCCCCGAACGTTGTCGGATTCATAG
- a CDS encoding GrpB family protein, which translates to MENKHGKSEWPAWATETVEIAEPDARWLKKGSEEKERLTGLLSPLVVLQVEHIGSTSIPDLPAKPIIDLMGKVHSFDAIEDILSLLEPENWHYVPPHLDNRPWRRFFVKVKNNKRVAHLHLIREGDQRWTNQIQFRDRLIEDGELAKEYGELKVKLSQQYADDREKYTDAKGAFVARVLS; encoded by the coding sequence ATGGAGAACAAACACGGTAAAAGTGAGTGGCCGGCATGGGCGACTGAAACGGTTGAAATCGCAGAACCGGATGCCCGCTGGCTGAAAAAAGGATCGGAAGAAAAAGAAAGGCTGACGGGTTTGCTTTCGCCCCTTGTTGTTTTGCAGGTGGAGCATATCGGAAGTACCTCGATCCCGGATTTACCTGCAAAGCCGATTATCGATCTGATGGGAAAGGTCCATTCATTTGACGCGATAGAGGACATTTTATCTTTACTTGAACCAGAGAATTGGCATTACGTTCCGCCTCATTTGGACAACCGGCCGTGGCGGCGGTTTTTTGTAAAAGTAAAGAACAATAAGCGTGTGGCTCATCTTCATCTGATTAGAGAAGGTGATCAGAGGTGGACGAATCAAATTCAATTCCGGGACAGGCTGATAGAAGATGGAGAACTTGCGAAGGAATACGGAGAATTAAAAGTAAAGCTTTCGCAGCAGTATGCGGATGATCGGGAAAAGTATACGGATGCGAAGGGAGCGTTTGTTGCGAGAGTTTTGTCTTAG
- a CDS encoding VOC family protein: MVNAIEKEVGAIFVPVKDVEKARDWYRELLGVMEEGEIQFGHIYVIPGTNVVLDSKIFDRRPQGTAPLFHINTKDIRRAYEECRAAGVEVTSEVEDGHWFTFKDPDGNMLMVCQC; this comes from the coding sequence ATGGTGAACGCGATTGAAAAAGAGGTGGGTGCCATTTTTGTGCCTGTGAAGGATGTGGAAAAAGCACGGGATTGGTACAGGGAGCTGCTCGGTGTAATGGAAGAGGGGGAAATTCAATTCGGCCATATTTATGTGATTCCGGGGACGAATGTGGTGCTGGACAGTAAAATTTTTGACCGGAGACCCCAGGGGACTGCGCCGTTGTTTCATATTAATACGAAGGATATCCGGCGGGCGTACGAAGAATGTAGGGCCGCTGGTGTGGAGGTCACGTCAGAGGTGGAGGACGGCCACTGGTTTACGTTCAAGGACCCGGATGGAAATATGCTGATGGTGTGCCAGTGCTGA
- a CDS encoding GNAT family N-acetyltransferase, producing MDKSVYLVGPTVELEEEYLSFYEEWKESGEDMIPWVIEKDPADFEEMVRDLHNQAKGINLKKGWVPDSTFWLVDDTRRVIGAVNIRHGLTEFLLNGGGHIGYGIRPSERRKGHATRLLALSLEKTKDLGIQNVLVVCDEGNKGSLRTIVKNGGIPDKDYIEEDGNVVKRFWIHNG from the coding sequence ATGGACAAATCAGTATACTTAGTCGGCCCGACAGTGGAGCTGGAAGAAGAGTATCTTTCTTTTTACGAAGAATGGAAAGAAAGCGGGGAGGACATGATCCCGTGGGTGATTGAAAAGGATCCGGCGGACTTTGAAGAGATGGTTCGTGATTTACATAATCAGGCGAAGGGGATCAACCTGAAAAAAGGGTGGGTGCCTGACTCCACGTTCTGGCTGGTGGACGACACTAGGCGGGTCATTGGCGCGGTGAATATCCGTCACGGCCTCACCGAATTTCTGTTAAACGGGGGCGGGCATATCGGCTACGGCATCCGCCCTTCAGAAAGACGAAAAGGACACGCGACCAGATTGTTGGCATTGAGTCTGGAAAAAACGAAGGACTTGGGGATTCAGAATGTGCTTGTTGTCTGCGATGAAGGTAATAAAGGATCGCTCAGGACAATCGTGAAGAACGGCGGGATTCCGGACAAGGACTACATTGAAGAAGACGGCAATGTGGTGAAGCGGTTTTGGATTCATAACGGGTGA
- a CDS encoding GNAT family N-acetyltransferase, with the protein MIIRIAKQDDAEKLIDLIRQVESEADFMLMEAGERNTTAEQQRKQIEHLERQTNSTILVAEDAGTLAGYLFAIGGSAKRTKHAAYLVIGILKAYRGQGVGTRLFQEVEKWARDNNVSRLELTAVTENKAGVALYKKSGFDVEGMKRQTLLINGEYYDEYVMGKVL; encoded by the coding sequence ATGATTATTCGAATAGCAAAGCAGGATGACGCAGAAAAGCTTATCGATTTGATCCGGCAGGTTGAATCTGAAGCGGATTTTATGCTCATGGAAGCAGGGGAGAGGAACACGACCGCGGAACAGCAGCGAAAGCAGATTGAGCATCTGGAAAGACAGACAAACAGCACGATTTTGGTAGCGGAGGATGCGGGGACGCTGGCAGGCTATCTGTTCGCCATCGGCGGGAGTGCAAAGCGGACGAAGCATGCGGCTTACCTCGTAATCGGGATTTTGAAAGCATACCGCGGACAGGGAGTCGGGACGCGTCTTTTTCAAGAAGTGGAGAAGTGGGCCCGGGACAATAATGTCTCAAGGCTTGAGCTTACGGCGGTTACGGAAAATAAAGCAGGCGTGGCTTTGTATAAAAAGAGCGGGTTTGATGTTGAAGGGATGAAGAGGCAGACTCTTTTGATTAACGGAGAGTATTATGATGAATACGTGATGGGGAAGGTGCTTTGA
- a CDS encoding DUF4003 family protein produces the protein MQERAMNVTDKIDLLERNEQPVKKASAWTGLDTKTRLLIAAMFANKEQEVDPDAFKDLADWIKEQTSAWSYLRTNIRFSVAANLMLYTADPKKAFDSMMQMYDQLIDSGFRRHNVTYLAALAVTTQEPELSNEERVRLADRAIALYKAIRNDRMFSTNEYDYPLVVLLAAGREEPVEAIAREVNDTYERLRKGHWKRGNDLQGLTHILALDTEKSVDEHVQRANDLFEAWERELRRVKPAFYSEIGVLTVRSAITQDITIVRDLEERINTLPAFRWNKELGTMIAAQFTASSDLEESPVSEHMMTTLAILQQAEMAMMMATVGAVTVATTSGN, from the coding sequence ATGCAGGAACGTGCTATGAACGTGACCGATAAGATTGACCTTCTGGAGCGGAACGAACAGCCCGTAAAGAAAGCAAGTGCCTGGACGGGACTGGATACGAAAACGCGGCTCCTCATTGCCGCGATGTTTGCCAACAAGGAACAGGAAGTGGATCCGGACGCATTTAAAGATCTGGCCGACTGGATCAAAGAGCAGACCTCAGCATGGTCATATTTACGAACCAACATTCGGTTCTCCGTCGCTGCCAATCTTATGCTCTATACTGCTGACCCGAAGAAAGCCTTTGACAGCATGATGCAGATGTATGACCAGCTGATCGACTCGGGGTTCCGGCGCCATAATGTGACGTATCTGGCTGCTCTTGCGGTGACGACGCAGGAACCTGAGCTTAGTAACGAGGAACGGGTCCGCCTTGCAGATCGTGCCATCGCTCTTTATAAAGCGATCCGAAATGACCGGATGTTCAGCACAAATGAATACGATTATCCTCTTGTTGTTCTTCTCGCTGCCGGAAGGGAAGAACCGGTGGAGGCCATTGCCCGGGAAGTGAACGACACGTACGAGCGGTTAAGAAAAGGGCATTGGAAACGAGGCAACGACTTACAGGGCCTTACCCATATTCTCGCCCTTGACACGGAAAAGTCCGTGGACGAACACGTGCAACGAGCAAACGACCTGTTTGAAGCGTGGGAGCGGGAGCTGAGACGGGTAAAGCCTGCTTTTTACAGTGAAATCGGTGTCCTCACCGTCCGGAGTGCCATCACCCAGGACATTACGATCGTCAGAGACCTGGAAGAGCGGATCAACACCTTACCTGCCTTTCGCTGGAACAAGGAACTCGGTACGATGATCGCCGCCCAGTTTACTGCCAGCAGTGACCTGGAAGAATCCCCGGTCTCAGAGCATATGATGACCACCCTCGCGATCCTCCAGCAGGCTGAAATGGCTATGATGATGGCTACAGTCGGCGCCGTGACCGTGGCAACGACGAGCGGGAACTAA
- a CDS encoding DUF4260 domain-containing protein: MNKTFLHLEGFAVLVLSVYFYGYSGLSWLLFFILLFVPDISMLGYLFNKKAGAFLYNLFHTYSLSAGAVICGLLLANPVVLAVGLIWSAHIGMDRMLGYGLKYPTAFQDTHLNRV; this comes from the coding sequence GTGAATAAAACGTTTTTACACCTGGAAGGGTTTGCGGTTCTTGTGTTAAGTGTTTATTTTTACGGTTACAGCGGGCTCAGCTGGTTACTGTTTTTTATTCTGTTATTTGTACCGGACATTTCAATGCTTGGTTATTTGTTTAATAAAAAGGCCGGGGCTTTTCTTTATAATTTATTTCATACGTACAGTTTATCTGCAGGTGCAGTGATCTGTGGACTGCTGTTAGCAAACCCGGTTGTCCTGGCCGTCGGTTTAATATGGTCGGCCCATATTGGCATGGACAGGATGCTCGGATATGGACTGAAGTATCCGACGGCATTTCAGGATACACATTTGAATCGTGTGTAA
- a CDS encoding DUF4256 domain-containing protein produces the protein MPKVNTDLSVEQREELLRELKTRFEKNGNRHEGIEWAQVQAKLEADPEKLWSLSEMERTGGEPDVVGHDKETDEYIFYDCSKESPKGRRSVCYDREALESRKKHKPENSVMDMAAAMGIDLLTEEEYRELQKLGDFDTKTSSWVKTPADIRKRGGALFCDRRYNTVFVYHNGADSYYAARGFRGSLRV, from the coding sequence ATGCCAAAGGTAAATACGGATCTGTCAGTGGAACAACGTGAAGAATTACTCAGAGAATTGAAAACCCGTTTTGAGAAAAACGGGAATCGCCATGAAGGGATTGAGTGGGCTCAAGTCCAGGCAAAGCTGGAAGCGGATCCGGAAAAACTGTGGTCCCTGAGTGAAATGGAAAGAACCGGCGGCGAACCGGATGTGGTTGGTCATGATAAAGAGACGGACGAGTACATTTTTTATGACTGTTCAAAGGAAAGTCCCAAAGGCCGCAGAAGTGTCTGTTACGACCGTGAAGCGCTGGAGTCAAGGAAAAAACATAAACCGGAAAACAGCGTGATGGATATGGCGGCTGCCATGGGCATTGACCTTTTAACGGAAGAAGAATACCGGGAGCTCCAGAAACTTGGGGATTTTGATACGAAAACATCGAGCTGGGTTAAAACACCTGCTGATATCAGAAAACGTGGCGGGGCTCTCTTTTGTGACCGTCGCTACAACACTGTGTTTGTGTACCACAACGGCGCAGATTCCTACTATGCAGCCAGGGGTTTCCGTGGCTCGCTGAGGGTTTAA
- a CDS encoding GNAT family N-acetyltransferase: MYKKNLEKLEHLKAALENNRYYQQPVIHHTAKKEPVLLSVFTSSHSTVFYLFTLTGKDYYQRHQMTVRIRGNTLYIIKMEFLNDDQYRKGYGCLLLEIAEEYAREYEIKKIVSHFSSEDIHNYNRNVAFYKKNDFSVYGLEAVKKIKIHKGNGSAEVKNPASVSMMEESKEIKEVPAD, from the coding sequence ATGTACAAAAAAAATCTGGAAAAACTCGAACATTTGAAAGCGGCCTTAGAAAACAACCGCTACTACCAACAGCCTGTGATTCACCACACCGCCAAGAAGGAACCGGTACTATTGTCTGTATTCACAAGCAGTCACAGCACCGTTTTTTATCTGTTTACACTAACAGGAAAAGACTACTACCAGCGCCATCAGATGACTGTCCGAATCCGGGGCAACACCCTCTATATCATCAAGATGGAATTCCTGAACGATGACCAGTACAGAAAAGGATACGGTTGTCTTCTTCTGGAAATTGCCGAAGAATATGCCAGGGAGTACGAAATAAAGAAAATCGTCAGTCATTTTTCCTCGGAAGACATTCACAATTACAACCGGAACGTGGCGTTCTATAAGAAAAATGACTTCAGCGTTTACGGACTTGAAGCGGTAAAGAAAATAAAGATACATAAGGGAAACGGCAGTGCTGAGGTGAAAAATCCAGCGTCTGTCTCCATGATGGAAGAAAGCAAGGAAATAAAAGAGGTACCAGCAGACTGA
- a CDS encoding DUF3231 family protein, giving the protein MGIMSGNPKEQPMHYGEVFSTWSYLAGIKAMVAAYQTQENHCGDEDLKKMIKALIEQGKQEEEEVVTLLKENGIALPPSPPERSKASLEDIPVGARINDAEIALSISKDIAAGLVACSQAMGQCTREDIAMMFGQFHTVKAQNGAKMLKMNKEKGWLVPPPLHAQKHLEAVPVTTKTVSKI; this is encoded by the coding sequence ATGGGCATTATGTCTGGAAACCCAAAAGAACAACCGATGCATTATGGTGAAGTATTCAGTACGTGGAGCTATCTGGCAGGAATCAAAGCCATGGTTGCCGCCTATCAGACGCAGGAAAACCACTGCGGAGACGAAGACCTCAAAAAAATGATCAAAGCACTAATTGAACAAGGAAAACAGGAGGAAGAAGAAGTCGTGACTCTTTTGAAAGAAAACGGCATCGCCCTTCCACCGAGCCCACCGGAGCGGTCAAAAGCATCGCTGGAAGACATCCCGGTAGGGGCAAGAATCAATGATGCGGAAATCGCACTCTCGATTTCCAAAGATATCGCAGCCGGACTTGTGGCATGCAGCCAGGCGATGGGCCAGTGCACGAGAGAAGATATCGCTATGATGTTTGGCCAGTTCCACACCGTTAAAGCTCAAAACGGAGCAAAAATGCTCAAAATGAACAAAGAAAAAGGCTGGCTCGTACCGCCGCCACTGCACGCGCAAAAACATTTAGAAGCGGTGCCTGTCACCACTAAAACGGTATCAAAAATATAG
- a CDS encoding VOC family protein: MKLIFMYHPVKNVRESLEFYQEKLGFEEAWREGEGTIALRIPESEVQLLIEEEERDLSPGGVYLVDSVDGFFNDKRDTFTFIKEPVDIPPGRYAIYEDNSGNPLRIIDFSKK, from the coding sequence TTGAAGCTTATTTTTATGTACCATCCCGTAAAAAATGTTCGGGAATCTCTTGAATTCTATCAGGAAAAGCTCGGCTTTGAAGAGGCGTGGAGAGAAGGAGAGGGGACCATTGCCCTTCGGATTCCAGAGTCGGAAGTCCAGCTTTTGATTGAGGAAGAGGAGCGAGATCTTTCACCTGGAGGCGTTTATCTTGTAGACAGTGTGGATGGTTTTTTTAATGATAAGAGGGACACGTTTACCTTTATTAAAGAGCCTGTGGACATTCCTCCTGGGCGTTACGCCATATACGAAGACAATTCAGGCAATCCATTACGGATTATCGACTTTTCAAAGAAATAA
- a CDS encoding SDR family oxidoreductase, which yields MKDKVVVVTGGARGIGRSAVNMLVAEGAKAVALARSEETLAELKKDVPEAGTYVCDVSVEQQVNETMESILVEYGRIDVLVNNAGVGIWKTVEEMTEEDWDAQINTNLKGVFLTSKAVFSKMKAQGGGHIINVASDLGYTSIERGGAYCASKWGLLGFTGTLLKEGAPFGITVSTVSPGLVATDFGGVEAEKKQESGLTPETVASHIIQTIKTGEETGSVDVIVKPKPRR from the coding sequence ATGAAGGACAAAGTTGTGGTTGTTACAGGAGGCGCAAGAGGGATTGGTCGGAGTGCGGTGAATATGCTCGTGGCTGAAGGGGCAAAAGCTGTGGCGTTAGCAAGAAGCGAAGAGACGCTCGCGGAATTGAAGAAGGACGTACCTGAAGCGGGTACCTATGTGTGTGATGTGAGCGTGGAACAGCAGGTGAACGAGACGATGGAAAGCATTCTGGTCGAGTACGGACGGATTGATGTTCTCGTCAACAACGCCGGGGTCGGTATCTGGAAAACGGTCGAGGAGATGACCGAAGAAGACTGGGATGCACAGATCAATACGAATTTGAAAGGCGTTTTCCTAACGAGCAAAGCTGTATTTTCCAAAATGAAAGCGCAGGGCGGGGGTCATATCATCAATGTGGCGTCGGATCTCGGCTACACGAGTATTGAACGGGGCGGCGCCTACTGTGCGAGTAAGTGGGGCCTTCTCGGCTTTACGGGAACGCTGTTAAAAGAAGGAGCGCCATTCGGCATTACCGTATCCACCGTTTCCCCGGGGCTTGTGGCCACCGACTTTGGCGGTGTGGAAGCGGAGAAAAAACAAGAATCGGGTCTTACGCCTGAAACGGTTGCGTCACATATTATCCAGACGATAAAGACCGGGGAGGAGACGGGATCGGTGGATGTAATTGTAAAGCCGAAGCCGAGGAGATAA